The DNA segment GTGCTAGAGTTTCATGGAGTATTAATCCCGGTTTCCCGAGGCTATCCTCCTGTATAGGGCAGGTTTCCCACGCGTTACTCACCCGTCCGCCGCTAGAAAGATTAAAAAATCATCCGAAGAATCAATTCTAATTTTCTCGCTCGACTTGCATGTGTTAGGCGTGCCGCCAGCGTTCGTCCTGAGCCAGGATCAAACTCTCAATAAAAATTTAAAGTTTGTTTTCCTTTGACCCAAAATTGAATCAAACGTTAGCTTAATTTAGCTTTATAATTTTACAACTTATAAGTTGTTGTTATCTACACTGTTCAGTTTTCAAAGACCAATTTGTTGTCGCTGTTTGCTAGCGACTCTTAATACTATATCAGGTTTCAAGTAGCTTGTCAAGAACTTTTTTGTTTCCTTTTAAATTCTTTTTTCTCTTTAGAAAGACAAGCTTTCCTGACGACTCTTAGTACTATATCAAAATATTTTCATATTGTCAACATCTTTTTTTAAAATATATATATCCTATTATCTTAAATAAAAAAGATTAAGAATCAAAAGATTCTTAATCTAAAAGTCCTTTCCCCATAGTAAATGCTTCTATATTTAAATCAACATACTTTTCTTTTATGTTTTCCTTCAATATTTCATTCCATTCAACACCATCTATATTTATAAATTCAATTAATGCTCCAATCATTATAATATTCTGAGTTCTTACATTTCCTAATTCTTTAGCAAGTTTAAATCCTTTTACTAGACTTACATTTGCTTTAGACTTTAAATCTTCTAATATATTTTCAGGATATTCTCTTTCACCTATTAAAATTGGAGCTGAAGGTATTTTATAATCATTTACTATTATTTTTCCTTCCGGTCTTAAATAATCTATCCACCTTGCTGCTTCCATTTGTTCAAATGCTACTATAACATCTGCTTGACCTTTACCTATTATAGGAGAATAAACCTTACTTCCATATCTTATTTGTGTAGTAACACTTCCCCCTCTTTGAGCCATACCATGTACTTCAGACATTTTAACGTCATAACCTGCACTTATTAAACCAGCAGACAAAATCTTACTAGCAAGAATAATTCCTTGTCCTCCAACTCCAACTAATAATACATTTTTTACTTTATCCATTTTTATTCACCCACCTTTTTAATTACATCAAAAGGACATATTTGTAAGCATACATCACAACCTACACACATATTTTCATCTATAATAGATCCTTTATCTTGTTCAAAAGATATTGCGGGACAACCAGATTTTAAGCACATTTTACATTTTCTACATTCAGTACTTTCTACAACACATGCTTTTATATCAAGACCATAATCATCTATTTCTTCTTGTGTAGATTTCTTTAAAACACAAGGATACTTAGTTATAATAACCGAAGGAACATCTAACTTAAGAGACTCTTCAATTGCTTTCTTAGTTTCTGAAAGATCTAATGGATTAACTGTTTTTATATCTTTTACTCCTATAGATTCACATAATTTAGTTATATCTATTTGTGGTGCCTCTTCTCCCATCAGTGTATACCCTGTTCCTGGATTTTCTTGATGTCCTGTCATTCCTGTTATTCTATTATCTAGTATTATTGTCACAGAATTTCCTTTATTATATACAATATCTATTAACCCTGTAATACCTGAATGAAAAAATGTAGAGTCTCCAATAACTCCTACTACTTTTTTATTAATTCCATTAACTTCGCATGCCTTGTTAAACCCATGACCAGCACTAATGCTAGAACCCATGCAGATACACGTGTCCATTGTGCTAAGAGGAGGAGCTGAACCCAATGTGTAACATCCAATGTCTCCTGTAACTACAACATTCTTCTTTTTACTTAATTCATAAAATAATCCTCTATGTGGACATCCTGCACACATAGTAGGAGGTCTACCTATAATCATTTCTTCATTTTTATTAATTTTCTCTGCTTTTTTATTTAACAATGATTCACGTATTATATCTGGATTAAGTTCTCCAGTTAAAGGTATATATTCTTTTCCTATTACATTTATACCCATAGCCTTTATTTCTGTTTCTAAAAACGGCTCCAATTCTTCTATAACATACAGCTTTTCTACTTCAGATGCAAAGTTTTTAATTTTCTCCTTAGGTAATGGAAATGTAAAACCTAACTTTAAAAAAGATGCATTTTCACCAAATACCTCTTTGGCGTATTGATATGCAACACCAGAAGATATTACCCCTATTTTTTTATCATTCCACTCTATAGTATTTAAGTGTGTATTATTGCTATATTCTTCAAGCTTTATTAATCTATCTTCTAAATCAATATGTAACTTTCTACCATTAGCTGGTGTAGCAACATATTTAGGTATGTTTTTTTCATATTGTTTTATTTCTACACTTTCTCTATTGTTCTCTTCAACTAAACCTTTACTATGACATATTCTAGTAGTCAATCTTAATAATACAGGAATATTATATTTTTCACTTATCCTATATCCTTCCTTAACAAAATCTTTAGTCTCTTGACTATCACTTGGCTCTAGCATGGCTAGCTTTGCTGCTTTTGCATAATACCTATTGTCTTGTTCATTTTGAGAACTATGCATGCCAGGATCATCAGCAGATATAATTACGCAACCTCCATTTACTCCAGTATATGCAAATGTAAATAAAGGATCTGCCGCTACATTAATACCTACATGCTTCATAGCAGCTAATGTTCTTGCCCCTGCAATAGAACCACCTATGGCTACTTCTAAAGCAACTTTCTCATTAGGTGACCATTCCGAATAAATTTCTTTATATTTAGAAACGTTTTCTAGTATTTCAGTGCTGGGTGTACCTGGATACGCTGCTGCTAATGTTACCCCCGATTCATAAGCACCTCTAGCTACTGCTTCATTACCCGTTAAAAGTTTTTTCATAAATCTACACTCCTTTTTAAGATATTACGCTACCTAGTGCAATTGAGTTTAATTTTGTTTCATAGTCATCTGCTCTTGACACTAAGACTATAGGTACTTTTGCTCCCATTATAACACCTGCAGATTTTGCTTTAGCAAAATAAGTCAAACTTTTACCTATACCATTTCCCATTTCTATATTAGGTACAAGCAAAATATCAGTTTCACCTGCAATATTACTTTTGAATCCTTTAGTCTGAGCTGCTGATTTTGATATAGCTAAGTCTAATGCTAAAGGTCCTTCCACAATAACATTTTGAACAAATTCTTTTTTCCATAATTCTTCTATATCTTTTGCATCAACAGTAGATTGCATTTTAGGATTCACCTTTTCTTTGGCAGAAAGACATGCTACATTAACTTTTTTATATCCTAATCTTATCAATGCATTTGTTCCATTTTTTATTATAGATATTTTTTCTTCTACACTAGGATTTATATTCATACCTCCATCTGTTAATGCAAGTAATTTATGATAACTAGGTATTTCGTATATCATTACATGACTTAATAAACTCTCTTCTCTCAACCCATATTCTTTATTTAAAACTTCTTTTAGTAATATTGAAGTGTCAATTAAACCCTTCATTATAAAATCAGCTTCACCTGCTTTTATAAGTTTCACAGCAGTCATTGCTGAATCTTTTATGTCTTTTGTTTGTATTTTTTTATATTTTTCTATATTAAGATTTAATTCTTTTGCAATTAACTGTGTTTTTATTATATCTCCAATCAATATAGGATCTATAATATCTAATTCTGCAGCTTCTACTATAGCTTTTAATAATTCTTTATCTTCACATGCTGCAATAGCAAGCTTTTTTGTTTTTTGATTTTGACTTTTTTTTATTAACTCTTTAATTGTCTGCATTAATTCTCCCCTTTCAATTGTTAATATTTAAATTAATTAAAGCTATTATATATATATTAGATATTTATTTTCTAATACCTTTTTTAAATAATGAATTTAATTTTTAATTTTCTGTAATCTTTTGAAAATAAAAAAGAAAAGAGTAAATTTACTCTTTTCTTTTTTCTATTTCTATCATACAAGCTTTAGTTACTTCATCTTCAGGATTTAATTCAAATGCTCTTTCTATATCTATTTCTGCTTTTTTTAGATTATTCATTTGTAAATATGACATTCCTCTATTGCATAATATTTCTGATTCTTTAGGTTTTAATTCCAATGCTTTATCAAACTTATTTATAGCTTGTGTATATTTTTCTAAATTTGCATAACATAATCCAAGCTCATTTAAAGTATCCACTTGATTAGATTCAAATATCAACACCTTTTCAAAATACCGTACAGCTTCACTATACATTCCAAGTTGTCTATAAGCAAGTCCTACAAAAAATAACAAATTCCACCAATCCCCATGATCTTCTACCAATGGAAGTAATTTTTCTAAACCTTCATTAGCTTTCCCTGTCAACACTAAATTATATCCTTCTTCATATCTAACATCATCTTTCATAACTTCTAATTGTAATTTTACTTCATCTGTTAATTCATTCATTGAAGTCATACTAATAAATTTTCCCCATATAATTTCTGACTTCTTAAATTGCTTAATATTTCTATAGTGATATCCTAATTTATAATAAGCAAGACTAAAACTTGGATCTATATCTAATATAGTTTCAAATATATAAGTTGACTTTTTAAAAAATATATTTCCAGATTGACTTTCATTTTTATTATAGAATTCTATAGATTTATTTTCTAAAGCTAATCCATAACTATATAACGCTTTTACATTTTCTCTATCTATGTTTAATAAACTTCTTAAATATATAAGGGCTTCATCTACTTTATTATCATTTAACTTTTTTATACCTTCTGCTAATATATATCCTTTAATATTAGCATCATATGAATACAAAAATTCTAAATATTTTTCTTTATGTTTAAATTTAGGATCTATACCAAGTAAATATATAATCCCATCTACCATATATTTAACTTTAAGTTCTTCTACTTCTTTATTGCTTTTTATCTCTTTTGCTAAGTTTTTTACTATTAAAGGATAAGGAATAGTCTCATCTAATTCTATTCCTTTAACTTCTAATTGTTCTTTATTTTTCAATTCAATAAAATAAATATTATCTGTTTTTGATTCAAAATATTCTTGTATAGTTTTCATATTAAACTCCTTTGTATCTATAAAATTTTATGAAATATTATGTCATCTACATAGTGTCCTTTAGTTTCATCATAATGGTCCATATGAACAGATCCTGATATACTAAATCTTAATTTTAATAAAGTATTTAATGATGCATAATTATCATTATAAACATATGCTCGAACTATTTTTATACCATCATTTTTCATATCTTTTAATCCAAATTCAGTAAGTCTTTGAGCAATTTTTTTACCTCTTAATTTTTTTCTTACTGCTAAAGTTAAAAACGCACTATGATTCTCTTTACCTTTTCCTTTTATTCCCCTAAATACTGCTATTAACTCCCCTTCATCTTC comes from the Senegalia massiliensis genome and includes:
- a CDS encoding indolepyruvate oxidoreductase subunit beta, coding for MDKVKNVLLVGVGGQGIILASKILSAGLISAGYDVKMSEVHGMAQRGGSVTTQIRYGSKVYSPIIGKGQADVIVAFEQMEAARWIDYLRPEGKIIVNDYKIPSAPILIGEREYPENILEDLKSKANVSLVKGFKLAKELGNVRTQNIIMIGALIEFINIDGVEWNEILKENIKEKYVDLNIEAFTMGKGLLD
- the iorA gene encoding indolepyruvate ferredoxin oxidoreductase subunit alpha, yielding MKKLLTGNEAVARGAYESGVTLAAAYPGTPSTEILENVSKYKEIYSEWSPNEKVALEVAIGGSIAGARTLAAMKHVGINVAADPLFTFAYTGVNGGCVIISADDPGMHSSQNEQDNRYYAKAAKLAMLEPSDSQETKDFVKEGYRISEKYNIPVLLRLTTRICHSKGLVEENNRESVEIKQYEKNIPKYVATPANGRKLHIDLEDRLIKLEEYSNNTHLNTIEWNDKKIGVISSGVAYQYAKEVFGENASFLKLGFTFPLPKEKIKNFASEVEKLYVIEELEPFLETEIKAMGINVIGKEYIPLTGELNPDIIRESLLNKKAEKINKNEEMIIGRPPTMCAGCPHRGLFYELSKKKNVVVTGDIGCYTLGSAPPLSTMDTCICMGSSISAGHGFNKACEVNGINKKVVGVIGDSTFFHSGITGLIDIVYNKGNSVTIILDNRITGMTGHQENPGTGYTLMGEEAPQIDITKLCESIGVKDIKTVNPLDLSETKKAIEESLKLDVPSVIITKYPCVLKKSTQEEIDDYGLDIKACVVESTECRKCKMCLKSGCPAISFEQDKGSIIDENMCVGCDVCLQICPFDVIKKVGE
- a CDS encoding bifunctional enoyl-CoA hydratase/phosphate acetyltransferase: MQTIKELIKKSQNQKTKKLAIAACEDKELLKAIVEAAELDIIDPILIGDIIKTQLIAKELNLNIEKYKKIQTKDIKDSAMTAVKLIKAGEADFIMKGLIDTSILLKEVLNKEYGLREESLLSHVMIYEIPSYHKLLALTDGGMNINPSVEEKISIIKNGTNALIRLGYKKVNVACLSAKEKVNPKMQSTVDAKDIEELWKKEFVQNVIVEGPLALDLAISKSAAQTKGFKSNIAGETDILLVPNIEMGNGIGKSLTYFAKAKSAGVIMGAKVPIVLVSRADDYETKLNSIALGSVIS
- a CDS encoding tetratricopeptide repeat protein, encoding MKTIQEYFESKTDNIYFIELKNKEQLEVKGIELDETIPYPLIVKNLAKEIKSNKEVEELKVKYMVDGIIYLLGIDPKFKHKEKYLEFLYSYDANIKGYILAEGIKKLNDNKVDEALIYLRSLLNIDRENVKALYSYGLALENKSIEFYNKNESQSGNIFFKKSTYIFETILDIDPSFSLAYYKLGYHYRNIKQFKKSEIIWGKFISMTSMNELTDEVKLQLEVMKDDVRYEEGYNLVLTGKANEGLEKLLPLVEDHGDWWNLLFFVGLAYRQLGMYSEAVRYFEKVLIFESNQVDTLNELGLCYANLEKYTQAINKFDKALELKPKESEILCNRGMSYLQMNNLKKAEIDIERAFELNPEDEVTKACMIEIEKRKE
- a CDS encoding GNAT family N-acetyltransferase; this encodes MGLEFRSMDKKDILDVYEFFNDLKEEKAEVTFVDVNSKDEVKQMLEDKNNYLYICEDEGELIAVFRGIKGKGKENHSAFLTLAVRKKLRGKKIAQRLTEFGLKDMKNDGIKIVRAYVYNDNYASLNTLLKLRFSISGSVHMDHYDETKGHYVDDIIFHKIL